In Pedobacter sp. W3I1, one DNA window encodes the following:
- a CDS encoding RagB/SusD family nutrient uptake outer membrane protein: MKKLVINTILTFLLISSISCKKVLEDHPLNITTEDYIWDKTDATGAYAQAWVIKIYSQLPTGYIRLNSMELDCASGDAVPSNRANAVWNVINGGYNAISTFDDNWSNSYSAIRKANIFLNNYQQVPWSDPTLPKWLAAEVRTMRAFFYYEMVKRFGGIPLLGEKVYGPNDPELLQLKRNSFAECINYILSELDAVKDQLRPDASLASRGNGNGVAEGTDNDAGRMRPSIALAIKAKVLLLAASPLFNPSATPSLDFTGYPTYDPQRWKNAADAMKTIMDMNMFALEPNRYILNTTHVNKEFVFMRFGASYQTTWGNLISPVGYTVGNVVSSGIVSPTQELVDAFPMANGKAISDPNSGYNAANPYNSRDPRLAQTIFFNGTTWLRRAVQTYEGGLDKPNSSNVAGGIQTQTGYYQKKFLAQDDNNTAFTATMYHPGVTPTFCIIRYADILLNYAEAQNEFSGPDATVYSAVNAIRQRAGLNPFVLPTGLSKEQMREVIRNECRLEFAFEERRFYDIRRWKIAKDVYGTGSLHGVNIIKNADGSFTYSQTTVATPFFNASSMYLLPIANSEILANPNIVQNPNY; this comes from the coding sequence ATGAAAAAATTAGTTATAAATACAATACTTACCTTTCTTCTGATTTCATCAATATCATGCAAGAAAGTACTTGAAGATCATCCCCTTAATATTACCACCGAGGATTATATATGGGACAAAACCGATGCAACCGGTGCCTATGCCCAGGCCTGGGTGATTAAGATCTATTCGCAGCTACCCACCGGATACATACGGCTGAACAGCATGGAGCTGGATTGTGCCTCAGGAGATGCCGTACCAAGCAACAGGGCAAACGCGGTTTGGAATGTAATCAATGGTGGATATAATGCTATCAGCACCTTTGATGATAACTGGTCAAACAGTTACAGTGCCATCCGCAAGGCCAACATATTCCTGAACAATTATCAGCAGGTTCCCTGGAGCGATCCCACTTTACCAAAATGGTTGGCCGCCGAGGTACGCACCATGAGGGCATTTTTCTATTATGAAATGGTTAAGCGTTTTGGTGGTATACCCTTATTAGGCGAAAAGGTTTATGGCCCCAATGATCCTGAACTGCTCCAATTAAAACGCAATAGTTTTGCCGAATGTATCAATTACATTCTTTCAGAACTTGATGCAGTAAAAGATCAGTTGCGCCCTGATGCCTCTTTAGCCAGCCGGGGAAATGGTAACGGTGTTGCTGAAGGGACGGACAATGATGCCGGACGTATGCGCCCGAGTATTGCCCTGGCCATAAAGGCAAAGGTATTGCTTCTGGCAGCCAGTCCACTCTTTAATCCTTCTGCTACTCCTTCGTTAGATTTTACAGGATATCCTACCTACGATCCGCAAAGATGGAAAAATGCAGCTGATGCCATGAAGACCATAATGGATATGAATATGTTTGCCTTAGAGCCAAACCGCTATATATTGAATACTACGCATGTGAATAAGGAATTTGTTTTTATGCGTTTCGGTGCAAGTTATCAAACAACCTGGGGCAACCTGATTTCTCCGGTAGGTTATACGGTTGGAAATGTGGTAAGCAGTGGTATTGTGAGTCCGACTCAGGAACTGGTTGATGCTTTCCCAATGGCTAACGGAAAAGCAATCTCCGATCCTAATTCAGGCTACAATGCAGCAAATCCATACAACAGCCGCGACCCCCGGCTTGCACAAACTATATTCTTTAATGGGACCACCTGGCTTAGAAGAGCGGTGCAAACTTATGAGGGGGGGCTGGATAAACCCAATAGCAGTAATGTTGCAGGAGGGATTCAGACCCAAACAGGATATTATCAAAAAAAGTTTTTGGCACAGGACGATAATAACACCGCTTTTACTGCAACAATGTATCACCCTGGGGTTACCCCAACTTTCTGTATCATCAGATATGCCGATATATTGCTCAACTATGCCGAAGCGCAGAATGAATTTTCAGGTCCCGATGCAACCGTTTACTCGGCTGTGAACGCCATTAGGCAACGTGCCGGACTCAATCCGTTTGTACTTCCAACCGGATTGAGCAAAGAGCAGATGCGAGAGGTGATCCGCAACGAATGCAGACTGGAATTTGCATTTGAAGAACGCCGTTTTTATGATATCCGCCGCTGGAAGATTGCCAAAGATGTTTATGGCACTGGGTCGTTACACGGCGTCAATATCATCAAAAATGCCGATGGTTCTTTTACCTATAGTCAAACAACGGTTGCCACACCCTTTTTCAATGCTTCCAGCATGTATCTTTTGCCGATAGCCAATAGTGAGATTCTGGCCAATCCCAATATCGTTCAAAACCCAAACTACTAA
- a CDS encoding RidA family protein yields the protein MNRIVLWLFLMVSVCSCKPYAGIIRYALSEENVLYSKAVIANGFLYSSGQLGINPKTKLLQPDLESQTRQIMDNLRILLEQHHSDMEHLVKINIYLKDISQLRQVNEIYTSYLSERKPARTSVQINALPQDALIEIDCIALVQ from the coding sequence ATGAACAGAATTGTATTATGGCTATTTCTTATGGTATCTGTTTGCTCCTGTAAACCGTATGCTGGTATAATAAGGTATGCCTTGAGCGAAGAGAATGTACTCTATTCAAAAGCTGTTATTGCCAATGGGTTCCTATATAGTTCGGGCCAATTGGGCATAAATCCCAAAACAAAATTGCTGCAGCCAGATCTGGAATCGCAAACAAGGCAAATCATGGATAATCTAAGGATCTTATTGGAACAACATCATTCAGACATGGAACACCTGGTAAAAATTAATATATATTTAAAAGATATTTCACAGTTAAGGCAGGTAAATGAAATTTATACCAGTTATCTTTCTGAAAGAAAGCCCGCCAGAACATCTGTTCAAATTAACGCTTTACCTCAAGATGCTTTAATCGAAATTGATTGTATAGCACTGGTTCAATAA
- a CDS encoding cupin domain-containing protein, which produces MKAHRSYLLHIIAALGMFGCLISNEAIAQQAGIKRTDLQRHDLTVPGYEAIQVRVDFEPGKAFGLHSHPGEEIINVLEGELEYVIEGEKPVVVKAGGVLFIPAGKNHSARNIGKVKASELATYIVVKGKPLLTLKVEKP; this is translated from the coding sequence ATGAAAGCACATAGAAGTTATTTGTTACACATCATTGCAGCTTTAGGTATGTTTGGCTGCTTAATTTCGAATGAAGCGATAGCACAACAAGCTGGTATTAAGCGTACAGATCTTCAACGACATGATCTTACCGTGCCGGGATATGAAGCCATCCAGGTACGTGTTGACTTTGAACCAGGTAAAGCCTTTGGCCTGCATTCACATCCGGGCGAGGAAATTATTAATGTTTTAGAAGGGGAGCTGGAATATGTAATTGAGGGAGAAAAGCCTGTTGTTGTGAAAGCAGGTGGAGTACTTTTCATTCCCGCTGGGAAAAATCATTCCGCCAGGAATATTGGCAAAGTAAAAGCTTCTGAACTGGCCACTTATATCGTAGTAAAAGGGAAACCGCTATTAACATTAAAAGTGGAGAAACCTTAA
- a CDS encoding glycoside hydrolase 43 family protein has translation MKIVQYALIILLILGAHQGYGQDNLSKVWTADLGNGTYKNPVIHADYSDPDAIRVGADYYMTASSFNCIPGLPILHSRDLVNWKLVNHALKVQEPAEVYDIPQHGKGVWAPSINYHKGEFRIYYPDPDYGIFMVSTKNPLGTWEKPVLILKAKGIIDPSVFFDDDGQTYLAVAWAASRAGVNSLLTVFKMNSDGTQVEDEGRHVFDGHGKNHTVEGPKFYKRNGYYYLFAPAGGVATGWQLVLRSKNIYGPYEERKVMEQGKTAINGPHQGALIRTPKEEYWFLHFQDKGLYGRVVHLQPVTWKNDWPVIGSDEDGDGIGEPVSVYPKPSVSGTFSISAPSESDEFNGSEPGLQWQWHANKKIQWSAMIPNSGYLRLFAFPGLQMEKGLWNVPNLLLQKFPAPTFTATTKLSYNVEWDTWQEKKTGLLVMGNDYSYLSVYKNEKGFQIGQVICKDAPNNGIEQVLAQKPLKSGTVYLRAELAQEGMVTFSYSEDGQLYHKIGETFKAQPDKWIGAKIGIFCTSGSGVRTGGYADFDYFRITR, from the coding sequence ATGAAAATAGTACAATATGCTTTAATCATACTTTTAATCTTAGGTGCTCACCAGGGCTATGGTCAGGATAATTTATCAAAAGTATGGACTGCCGACCTGGGAAACGGGACATATAAAAATCCGGTTATACATGCTGATTATTCTGATCCGGACGCCATCAGGGTTGGAGCGGATTACTATATGACTGCATCCAGTTTTAATTGTATTCCAGGCCTTCCCATTTTACATTCCAGGGATCTGGTAAACTGGAAATTGGTAAACCATGCGCTCAAAGTTCAGGAACCCGCTGAAGTTTATGATATTCCACAGCACGGCAAGGGGGTATGGGCACCTAGTATAAATTACCATAAAGGCGAGTTTAGGATCTATTATCCGGATCCGGATTATGGGATTTTTATGGTCAGCACTAAAAACCCGCTTGGAACTTGGGAAAAACCTGTCCTTATTCTTAAGGCCAAGGGAATTATAGATCCAAGCGTATTCTTTGATGATGATGGACAGACCTATCTGGCTGTAGCATGGGCAGCAAGCAGGGCCGGTGTAAATAGCCTGTTGACCGTTTTTAAGATGAACAGTGATGGCACACAGGTAGAAGATGAGGGAAGACACGTTTTTGACGGACATGGTAAAAACCATACAGTAGAAGGACCGAAGTTTTATAAACGAAATGGGTATTATTATCTTTTTGCGCCTGCAGGTGGAGTAGCTACAGGCTGGCAACTTGTACTGCGTTCAAAAAACATATATGGTCCTTATGAGGAGCGTAAGGTTATGGAGCAGGGTAAAACAGCGATTAATGGTCCGCATCAGGGGGCTTTGATCCGTACGCCAAAGGAAGAATATTGGTTCCTCCATTTTCAGGATAAGGGGCTTTATGGTCGTGTAGTTCACCTTCAGCCTGTAACCTGGAAGAATGACTGGCCGGTTATCGGGTCAGATGAGGATGGCGACGGAATAGGAGAACCGGTTTCTGTTTACCCTAAACCATCGGTTTCAGGAACTTTTTCAATCTCTGCACCATCAGAAAGTGATGAATTTAATGGCAGCGAGCCGGGGCTGCAATGGCAGTGGCACGCCAATAAAAAAATACAATGGTCGGCAATGATCCCTAATAGCGGGTATCTAAGACTTTTTGCTTTTCCCGGTTTACAAATGGAAAAAGGTCTGTGGAATGTACCGAACCTGCTCCTCCAGAAGTTTCCTGCACCTACTTTTACTGCTACCACCAAGCTCAGCTATAATGTAGAATGGGATACCTGGCAAGAAAAAAAGACCGGTCTGCTCGTTATGGGAAATGACTATTCCTATCTCTCTGTTTATAAAAACGAAAAAGGATTCCAGATTGGGCAGGTCATCTGTAAAGACGCTCCTAATAACGGAATCGAACAGGTTTTGGCGCAAAAACCATTGAAGTCTGGTACCGTTTATCTTCGGGCCGAGCTTGCTCAGGAAGGAATGGTGACCTTTTCATACAGTGAAGATGGCCAGCTGTACCACAAAATAGGAGAGACATTTAAAGCCCAGCCTGATAAGTGGATCGGCGCAAAAATCGGGATTTTCTGTACAAGCGGGAGCGGGGTACGTACCGGAGGCTATGCTGATTTCGATTATTTTAGGATAACCAGATAG
- a CDS encoding TonB-dependent receptor plug domain-containing protein: protein MINDYILDKKSLALGFVFLFLNAYSFAANRLPQNHKVTEKIFLDSLKGTIVDNNGKPLKDVKISNTISGTVVFSSINGYFALSGTIGDKLKFEHPDFYTLEKIYTAEKRSLWVQLAGRYLPSKDINGINPKDSLAVDRASVEVLHGRQLKENLLQSVASVNTNQLNTTPASQFLQALPGRIAGLNIGFTSGGPGLDGNGVNYNVRSALGANIILIDGVQRPYISIDPDQIESVSVYKDALATVMYGMRSSNGIIAITTKKGDKGAPRISFSAQGGIERPIVLPKSLDAASYAMLYNEAKQNDAPLGVTFIAHLFCQ, encoded by the coding sequence ATGATAAACGATTACATTTTAGATAAGAAAAGCCTTGCATTAGGTTTTGTTTTTCTATTCCTTAATGCCTATAGTTTTGCGGCAAACCGACTTCCCCAGAACCATAAAGTTACTGAAAAGATTTTTTTGGATTCACTGAAAGGAACCATAGTAGATAATAATGGAAAGCCTTTAAAAGACGTAAAAATTTCCAATACCATAAGTGGAACCGTTGTATTTTCCAGTATCAATGGATATTTTGCTCTGTCGGGAACAATAGGCGATAAGTTAAAATTTGAACATCCTGATTTTTATACCCTTGAAAAGATATATACAGCTGAGAAAAGATCATTATGGGTTCAGCTCGCCGGACGTTACCTTCCTTCGAAGGATATTAACGGGATAAATCCGAAGGATTCTCTGGCAGTTGACAGGGCTTCGGTTGAAGTGCTGCATGGGCGCCAGTTAAAGGAAAACCTTCTTCAGTCTGTAGCTTCTGTTAATACCAACCAGCTTAACACTACTCCGGCATCTCAGTTTCTTCAGGCATTGCCCGGAAGGATTGCTGGCCTGAACATCGGTTTTACCAGCGGTGGGCCCGGACTTGATGGAAATGGCGTAAACTATAATGTAAGATCAGCACTTGGTGCAAACATCATCCTGATTGATGGCGTGCAACGTCCCTATATTTCTATCGATCCAGATCAGATAGAGTCTGTTTCTGTTTATAAGGATGCCCTTGCTACGGTAATGTACGGTATGCGCTCTTCAAACGGGATTATTGCCATTACAACAAAGAAAGGTGATAAGGGAGCTCCCCGAATTTCATTTTCTGCACAAGGGGGAATCGAAAGACCTATTGTCCTTCCAAAATCCCTTGATGCCGCCAGCTATGCCATGCTTTACAACGAAGCCAAACAGAACGATGCACCGCTTGGCGTAACCTTTATTGCCCACCTATTCTGCCAATGA
- a CDS encoding glycoside hydrolase family 88 protein — protein MQNTKYITFAIITLLFFSGKPVSAQINAARQLAYCTEQVKKTLKIIPQQADHIPRSIVPGSSKWKFVGYKDWCSGFWPGILWYSYEANRSSVFLSKAKAFSSALIPLSQQPAFDHDLGFQIFNSYGNGYRITKNPEYKKIILKTADTLATLFNPKVGTILSWPREVPGMQWTQHNTIIDNMINLEMLFWASRNGGGKRLYDIAFSHANITMKNHFRPDYSAYHAVIYDRKTGKKIKGLTHQGYADDSMWARGQSWAIYGYTMCFRETGNPAFLEFAQKVSDVYLAKLPADGIPYWDFNDPSIPNAPKDASAAAVVASGLLELSTFVNNKAKSQKYRKAAELMLTSLSSSAYQSRNKNTAFLLHSTGHQPNGSEIDTSIIYADYYYIEALLRLDKLQKGRKLN, from the coding sequence ATGCAGAATACGAAATATATAACTTTTGCGATCATTACCTTACTGTTTTTTTCAGGCAAACCTGTTTCGGCGCAGATTAATGCGGCCAGACAGCTGGCTTACTGTACGGAACAGGTAAAAAAGACTTTAAAAATTATTCCCCAACAGGCTGATCATATTCCAAGGAGCATTGTTCCTGGTTCATCCAAATGGAAGTTTGTAGGGTATAAAGACTGGTGCAGTGGTTTTTGGCCAGGCATATTATGGTATAGTTACGAGGCGAACCGATCAAGCGTGTTTTTATCAAAAGCAAAGGCTTTTTCCTCAGCGCTTATACCGCTTTCGCAGCAGCCGGCTTTCGATCATGACCTGGGTTTCCAGATATTCAACAGTTATGGGAACGGATACAGGATTACCAAGAACCCTGAATATAAAAAGATTATACTCAAAACAGCGGATACGCTGGCCACCCTATTTAACCCAAAGGTGGGTACCATCCTGTCATGGCCAAGGGAGGTTCCCGGGATGCAGTGGACACAGCATAATACCATTATTGATAACATGATCAATCTGGAAATGCTTTTTTGGGCATCCAGGAATGGGGGTGGGAAAAGATTGTATGATATTGCTTTTTCTCATGCCAACATTACCATGAAAAACCATTTTAGACCTGATTATTCTGCCTACCATGCCGTCATTTATGACCGTAAAACGGGTAAAAAAATTAAAGGACTAACCCACCAGGGATATGCTGACGACTCGATGTGGGCGCGAGGCCAGTCATGGGCCATTTATGGATATACCATGTGTTTCCGCGAGACTGGTAATCCTGCATTTCTTGAATTTGCCCAAAAAGTAAGCGATGTTTATCTGGCCAAATTGCCAGCAGATGGAATCCCTTATTGGGATTTTAATGATCCTTCTATTCCCAATGCGCCAAAAGATGCATCTGCAGCGGCAGTGGTTGCATCCGGGCTATTAGAACTTTCTACTTTTGTTAATAACAAGGCCAAATCACAAAAATACAGGAAAGCTGCCGAGCTCATGCTCACCTCCCTTTCTTCATCAGCGTACCAGAGCAGAAATAAAAATACAGCCTTTTTATTGCATTCAACAGGCCATCAGCCTAATGGATCGGAAATAGATACGTCGATCATATACGCAGATTACTATTACATTGAGGCGCTGTTGAGATTGGACAAACTTCAAAAAGGAAGGAAGCTAAATTAA
- a CDS encoding SusC/RagA family TonB-linked outer membrane protein yields the protein MPTYSANDIALYQNGTDPFRHPNIDWYNTVLKKQSYINRYNFNVQGSGKGFRYFVDLDNLKETGLFKTDDSLNTYNTNAQLDRYIVRSNLGVDLTKTTVMQLNLFGRIAKNNQPGGSTATVFSGLAATPNNAYPIYNPNGTLSGTSTFAQNANLYGQILQRGYQFQDSRDVSVDLQLTQRLDVFIPGLYAKIQGSYNNSTLYNTDRSKNFASFQYNANNTYTAVGTISAQGTTGTPGVRSRVIYTEADLGYERSFGKHNVSALALRNQQSTTQFDAGTLPEIYTDYATRLTYNYDQKYLFEAAGSYAGYNWFAPNQRWAPYWALGTGWNLHNEAFIKNNLKWISNLKLRGTYGQTGQANAGYYSYIQGYWTPGSNTNNNDGYYFGNTGVGVTRSTGENGLANPDLASEKARKTNIALDLGFWNNKLSITAEYFNNRFFDLVGAVGTKTNILGNSYPNKNLYIYNYKGSDLSLTYQDNIRNFNFFITGNFSIVQSKVIFIDEIPRNYDYQRQTGNQVGIIYGYTAMGLFQSLAEINDPSTAVLAATPKSSLRPGDIRYLDRNGDGIINENDRGPIGSGKPTVYYGATIGFNFNGFDFSALLQGVMNRQTALGGTTGQYGDFYNGFGNGGAANAFEFNLGRWTPETAASATQPRLWLGSNVNNQQVSSYWLQNTSFVRLKNVEIGYTLPSHLTRKIGVPSIRIFSNGLNLVTWSPLSKFRDDVDPESLNPTYPMLKVFNFGINARF from the coding sequence TTGCCCACCTATTCTGCCAATGATATTGCCCTGTATCAGAATGGAACAGACCCATTCCGCCACCCAAACATTGACTGGTACAATACCGTGTTAAAAAAACAGTCTTATATCAATCGGTATAATTTTAATGTTCAGGGCAGTGGTAAAGGGTTCAGGTATTTTGTTGATCTCGATAATTTAAAAGAAACAGGCCTTTTTAAAACGGATGATTCCTTAAATACCTATAATACAAATGCCCAACTCGACAGGTACATTGTAAGAAGCAACCTTGGAGTTGATCTGACTAAAACGACAGTAATGCAACTGAATCTTTTTGGCCGCATCGCCAAGAACAACCAGCCCGGAGGTAGCACCGCAACGGTATTTTCCGGACTTGCAGCCACCCCTAATAATGCCTATCCGATCTATAATCCTAATGGTACGTTAAGCGGAACGAGTACCTTTGCACAAAATGCCAACCTCTATGGTCAGATCTTACAACGCGGATACCAATTTCAGGATTCACGAGATGTATCGGTTGATCTTCAGTTAACGCAGCGCCTTGATGTTTTTATCCCCGGACTTTACGCCAAAATCCAGGGGTCTTATAATAATTCAACATTATATAATACCGATAGATCTAAAAACTTTGCCTCGTTCCAATATAACGCCAATAATACCTATACTGCAGTAGGAACCATTTCTGCTCAGGGAACAACCGGTACCCCAGGTGTTCGTAGCCGCGTAATCTACACCGAAGCCGACCTTGGTTATGAGCGCAGTTTTGGAAAACACAATGTATCTGCCCTGGCCTTAAGAAACCAGCAGAGTACCACGCAATTTGATGCCGGAACCCTTCCGGAAATTTATACCGATTATGCGACAAGACTGACCTATAATTATGACCAGAAATATTTATTCGAGGCTGCAGGAAGTTATGCCGGGTATAACTGGTTCGCGCCTAACCAGCGTTGGGCGCCCTATTGGGCACTTGGCACAGGTTGGAATCTTCATAACGAAGCATTCATTAAAAACAACCTGAAATGGATAAGCAACCTTAAACTTCGCGGTACATATGGCCAAACCGGACAGGCCAATGCCGGGTATTACAGTTATATACAGGGCTACTGGACCCCAGGTTCCAATACCAACAACAATGATGGCTATTATTTTGGAAACACGGGGGTAGGGGTAACCAGAAGTACAGGCGAAAACGGACTGGCCAATCCTGACCTTGCTTCTGAAAAAGCCCGGAAAACGAATATTGCCCTTGATCTCGGTTTCTGGAATAACAAACTATCCATTACTGCCGAATATTTCAACAACAGATTTTTTGACCTGGTTGGAGCGGTTGGAACAAAAACCAATATATTGGGTAACAGCTATCCGAACAAAAACCTTTATATCTACAACTATAAAGGTTCTGACCTCTCGTTAACCTATCAGGATAATATCAGAAATTTCAATTTCTTTATTACAGGTAATTTCTCAATCGTCCAGTCGAAAGTGATATTCATAGATGAAATACCTAGAAATTATGATTATCAGCGACAAACAGGAAACCAGGTAGGAATTATTTATGGTTATACGGCAATGGGGCTTTTTCAAAGCCTGGCAGAAATCAACGACCCTTCAACAGCTGTACTGGCTGCCACTCCTAAATCTTCGCTCAGACCAGGTGATATCCGTTATCTCGACAGAAACGGAGATGGAATTATTAACGAGAACGACCGGGGACCAATCGGCAGCGGTAAGCCAACGGTTTATTATGGGGCCACGATCGGATTTAACTTTAACGGATTTGATTTCAGTGCACTTCTTCAAGGCGTGATGAACCGCCAGACTGCCTTAGGTGGAACAACCGGACAATATGGAGATTTTTATAACGGATTTGGTAACGGTGGTGCTGCAAATGCTTTTGAATTCAATCTCGGCCGCTGGACTCCTGAAACAGCCGCCAGTGCTACGCAGCCACGCTTGTGGTTAGGTTCTAACGTAAACAACCAGCAGGTATCTAGCTATTGGCTTCAGAATACAAGCTTTGTCAGGTTGAAAAATGTAGAGATCGGTTATACACTGCCATCGCATCTTACCAGGAAAATTGGTGTACCATCCATCCGCATTTTCAGTAACGGATTGAACCTTGTAACCTGGTCGCCACTTTCAAAGTTCAGGGATGATGTTGATCCCGAATCGCTGAACCCCACCTATCCGATGTTAAAGGTTTTCAATTTTGGAATCAATGCCAGGTTTTAA
- a CDS encoding GIN domain-containing protein has product MKTLFKTLFASSLALVLSTSAVLSTNAAETIKPVHAPKALSFKRIKVKGNVELTIIQGNRTGISYADENTGKVKVMQSGDGLEITALDNSNPKLTIYVNDIYRIHAMDNAKVKTQGKINTKYLQVFLSGNASLDLNSQTEGLYTVIEDHADLTLSGSTGDHMLVMSKGQKLTMDKFIAANTKTSLNTENALASLSK; this is encoded by the coding sequence ATGAAAACTTTATTCAAAACATTATTCGCATCATCTTTGGCATTAGTATTATCTACTTCAGCAGTATTATCAACTAACGCAGCCGAAACCATCAAACCTGTTCACGCTCCAAAAGCATTAAGCTTCAAACGTATCAAAGTAAAAGGAAATGTAGAACTGACCATCATACAGGGAAACCGTACCGGCATCAGCTATGCAGATGAAAACACCGGCAAAGTTAAGGTAATGCAGAGCGGAGATGGTTTAGAAATTACCGCTTTGGATAACAGCAATCCAAAACTTACCATTTATGTAAATGATATCTACCGCATCCATGCAATGGATAATGCTAAAGTGAAAACACAGGGTAAAATCAATACTAAATATTTACAGGTTTTCTTAAGCGGAAATGCATCGTTAGACTTAAACTCACAGACTGAAGGATTGTATACTGTGATTGAAGATCACGCTGATTTGACCTTAAGTGGTTCAACTGGCGACCATATGCTCGTAATGAGCAAAGGACAAAAGCTGACCATGGATAAATTCATTGCAGCTAATACAAAAACCAGCTTAAACACTGAAAATGCACTAGCATCCCTTAGCAAATAA
- a CDS encoding ROK family protein, with amino-acid sequence MNRKTKPLMIGVDIGGSHITAAIIDFQSHSVIAHSRVRSHVNTHGTKEDILATWIGVLKNIIGSHSSDQILLGIAIPGPFDYANGISLIRNMNKYESLYLVDIKAVLIEHLGLPPENIIFRNDAEAFLHGEVNAGNALGFDRVIGITLGTGLGSAVSIAGKTTDANLGVSSFKNGIAEDYISTRWFVKRYEELSGKKVKDTKALVDLYDSDPVIPVLFNDFARNLADFLFPFTVAHDAEVIIIGGNIAKAHSLFLGTTQNSLHQQGIRAELRITGLWEDAAMLGVAYSHAAGTLAS; translated from the coding sequence ATGAATAGAAAAACAAAGCCACTTATGATAGGTGTTGATATCGGTGGCTCACACATTACAGCTGCAATCATTGATTTTCAGTCGCATTCAGTTATAGCTCACTCACGTGTGCGCAGTCATGTGAATACGCATGGCACAAAAGAAGATATATTGGCCACATGGATCGGCGTACTTAAAAATATTATCGGAAGTCATTCCAGCGACCAGATTCTTTTGGGAATTGCTATACCAGGCCCGTTCGATTATGCAAATGGGATATCGTTGATCAGGAACATGAACAAATACGAATCGCTGTATCTTGTGGATATTAAGGCCGTTTTGATTGAGCACCTGGGGCTGCCACCGGAGAATATTATTTTTAGAAACGATGCAGAAGCTTTTCTCCATGGAGAAGTTAACGCGGGTAATGCTTTGGGATTCGACAGGGTTATAGGGATTACATTGGGTACTGGCCTGGGGTCGGCAGTAAGTATTGCCGGTAAAACCACCGATGCAAACCTGGGGGTTAGTTCATTTAAGAACGGGATAGCAGAGGATTATATTTCTACCAGATGGTTTGTGAAACGTTATGAAGAACTTTCCGGAAAGAAAGTAAAAGATACAAAAGCGCTCGTCGATTTGTATGATAGTGATCCTGTAATCCCCGTACTCTTTAATGATTTTGCCAGAAACCTTGCAGACTTTCTTTTTCCTTTTACCGTGGCGCACGATGCAGAAGTGATCATCATTGGAGGAAATATTGCCAAAGCACATTCTTTGTTTCTAGGCACGACCCAGAACTCACTCCATCAGCAGGGAATTCGGGCTGAACTGAGGATAACTGGATTATGGGAAGACGCTGCAATGCTTGGCGTTGCTTACTCACATGCAGCAGGAACTTTGGCTTCATAA